One genomic window of Gemmatimonadota bacterium includes the following:
- a CDS encoding UPF0182 family protein has protein sequence MTPRARRLLAVGGAVVVLLILGRLLAVLLTARWWAAAISDAAAQAVSEWMLLGWMLELAAIAVAAAWFIAHALWVVRGIASVTLAQRVGEEEIPVAISPRALTLWAVGMGLLLGGMTGTGARSWRAPIALAWQGLRFGRPEPISGADLGTFVAQLPVWEIGYDYFVTLVVLALAMITLLYTITGGIRRQGGQLVVHPHSRYHLGALITLLAIAVGVGAMLHPWLAVAAMQEPLPMVVLSVRELASQALMGAAIAVAVMSATWALRGRTSLLLAGWIVLGAAMAVERWLVPAMSEPTAPVATADAEIRAATADAWGLNPVAATAAPDTLPPVTGRWDQTSLRRLVDGQGATLLVATPGRELHGDTVSAVWHLAIARSARGPAFEAITVRDARAPLQDSSSIVTRIGLDRVRVRPGAPEWQATATGVSTSGVFRRVMLAWGPSGRWSPAAVALGKCRLVARPE, from the coding sequence ATGACGCCGCGCGCACGGCGGCTCCTCGCCGTGGGTGGGGCGGTGGTGGTGCTGCTCATTCTGGGCCGTCTGCTCGCCGTGCTGCTCACGGCGCGCTGGTGGGCGGCCGCGATTTCTGATGCGGCCGCCCAGGCCGTGTCCGAATGGATGCTGCTTGGCTGGATGCTGGAGCTCGCTGCCATCGCCGTCGCCGCCGCGTGGTTCATCGCGCACGCCCTCTGGGTGGTGCGCGGGATCGCGTCGGTCACGCTCGCGCAGCGGGTCGGGGAGGAGGAGATCCCCGTCGCGATCTCGCCCCGCGCGCTCACGCTCTGGGCCGTGGGGATGGGGTTGCTGCTCGGCGGCATGACGGGCACCGGTGCGCGCAGCTGGCGTGCACCGATTGCCTTGGCGTGGCAGGGGCTGCGCTTCGGCCGACCGGAACCGATCTCTGGCGCCGACCTCGGCACCTTCGTGGCGCAGCTTCCGGTGTGGGAGATCGGCTACGACTACTTCGTCACGCTGGTCGTTCTGGCGCTGGCGATGATCACGCTGCTCTACACCATCACGGGCGGCATCCGTCGACAGGGTGGGCAACTCGTCGTGCACCCGCACAGCCGATACCATCTCGGGGCGTTGATCACGTTGCTGGCGATCGCGGTCGGCGTGGGGGCAATGCTGCACCCCTGGCTCGCCGTGGCCGCCATGCAGGAGCCGCTGCCGATGGTGGTGCTGAGCGTGCGCGAGCTCGCCTCGCAGGCGCTCATGGGTGCGGCCATCGCGGTGGCAGTCATGTCGGCGACCTGGGCGCTCCGCGGCCGCACCTCCTTGCTCCTCGCCGGCTGGATCGTGCTCGGCGCGGCGATGGCCGTCGAACGATGGCTGGTACCGGCCATGAGCGAGCCGACCGCGCCGGTCGCGACCGCCGACGCCGAGATCCGTGCTGCCACCGCCGACGCGTGGGGGCTCAACCCGGTCGCCGCGACGGCTGCCCCGGACACGTTGCCACCGGTGACGGGCCGATGGGACCAGACCTCGCTTCGGCGACTGGTCGACGGGCAAGGCGCGACCTTGTTGGTGGCCACGCCCGGGCGCGAACTGCACGGTGACACGGTGTCCGCAGTGTGGCACTTGGCCATCGCGAGGAGCGCACGCGGCCCCGCGTTCGAAGCGATCACGGTGCGCGATGCCCGCGCCCCGCTCCAGGACAGCAGCAGTATCGTCACGCGGATCGGACTGGATCGTGTACGCGTCCGACCGGGCGCGCCCGAGTGGCAGGCCACGGCCACCGGCGTCTCGACCAGCGGCGTCTTCCGGCGCGTCATGCTCGCCTGGGGGCCGTCAGGCCGGTGGTCTCCTGCGGCCGTCGCCCTCGGGAAGTGTCGATTGGTTGCTCGACCCGAGTGA
- a CDS encoding UPF0182 family protein has protein sequence MPMVSWLPGELVIVEGRAVWVVQGVIPLSEYPLATHGRWGGRDVAGVKPGFVALMEPESGSVRVYLDPAADALAKAWATILGPLVESSPLPPAIVAELHYPRLLIEAQLRILEGPAWHFGKRPGRREADGPPESPVPVWSVRDGPGWQSVMEDPARQALATILTASRRAGIMRLEVVRQEGQGAENAREAERRWNRLPILSRWRDSARAARDSIIPGTVRWYPGPAGLMAWQPIIAVNRFGRVTALAVAASVGERATAARDPESAWAELLGDPTAPKPPESAVAEAERWLKAREWMARADSALARGDLTAFGRAFEALRKLLAEEPPK, from the coding sequence ATGCCGATGGTTTCGTGGCTGCCGGGCGAGCTGGTGATCGTGGAGGGCCGTGCCGTCTGGGTGGTGCAGGGCGTGATTCCCCTGAGCGAATACCCCCTGGCGACCCACGGTCGTTGGGGCGGCCGTGACGTGGCCGGGGTCAAGCCCGGATTCGTCGCCCTCATGGAGCCGGAGTCGGGCTCGGTGCGGGTCTATCTCGATCCCGCGGCCGACGCGCTCGCCAAGGCATGGGCCACCATCCTCGGGCCGCTGGTCGAGTCGAGTCCCCTGCCGCCGGCGATCGTCGCGGAGTTGCACTATCCGCGGCTGCTGATCGAGGCGCAGTTGCGCATCCTGGAAGGTCCGGCGTGGCATTTCGGGAAGCGGCCCGGGCGGCGCGAGGCCGATGGCCCGCCGGAGTCCCCGGTGCCTGTCTGGTCGGTTCGGGATGGGCCGGGGTGGCAGAGCGTCATGGAGGACCCCGCGCGGCAGGCGCTGGCGACCATCCTGACGGCCTCGCGACGGGCCGGGATCATGCGGCTCGAGGTCGTTCGGCAGGAAGGGCAGGGCGCGGAGAACGCTCGGGAGGCCGAACGCCGCTGGAATCGGTTGCCCATCCTCTCCCGGTGGCGTGACTCGGCCCGCGCCGCCCGGGACTCGATCATCCCCGGCACGGTGCGCTGGTATCCGGGACCGGCGGGCCTGATGGCCTGGCAACCGATCATCGCGGTCAATCGGTTCGGGAGGGTGACCGCCCTCGCCGTGGCGGCCTCCGTGGGGGAGCGGGCGACGGCGGCCCGTGATCCGGAATCGGCGTGGGCCGAGCTCCTCGGCGACCCGACCGCTCCAAAGCCCCCCGAATCCGCCGTTGCCGAGGCGGAGCGGTGGCTCAAGGCCCGGGAATGGATGGCGCGGGCCGATTCCGCCCTGGCGCGGGGCGACCTGACCGCCTTCGGCCGGGCCTTCGAGGCGTTGCGAAAGCTGCTGGCGGAGGAGCCGCCGAAGTAG
- the sucC gene encoding ADP-forming succinate--CoA ligase subunit beta, whose protein sequence is MNLHEYQARDLLKVAGIPMFDGDVASTPTEAEAIARRLGGTVVVKAQVHVGGRGKAGGVKLARNPAEALECASQILGMTIKGLVVNKVLVVPAAEIATESYVGLILDRASQKPVFMVSDAGGVDIEEVAAKTPEKITKLAVDPRYGLLPHQALQLALALYRDWNHVKAATKIMTQLYQVFMANGCSLAEINPLVTTPDGKVLALDAKIIIDDNELDRRPDLAVLRDESAEEPSEVQARRANLTFIKLDGNVGCVVNGAGLAMATMDLVKYYGGEPANFLDIGGSSNPEKVVNALKIITSDPSVKVILFNIFGGITRTDDVANGIVAATKQFEVKVPIVIRLTGTNEAEAFKILESVGMVAMNDMDAAVSKAVALAKEAA, encoded by the coding sequence GTGAACCTTCATGAATATCAGGCCCGCGACCTCCTCAAGGTCGCCGGGATTCCCATGTTCGACGGCGACGTCGCCTCCACGCCGACCGAGGCCGAGGCGATTGCCCGGCGTCTGGGTGGCACGGTGGTCGTCAAGGCGCAGGTCCACGTCGGCGGCCGCGGCAAGGCCGGCGGCGTCAAGCTGGCGCGCAATCCGGCCGAGGCGCTTGAGTGCGCCTCGCAGATCCTCGGCATGACGATCAAGGGCCTCGTGGTCAACAAGGTCCTCGTCGTTCCGGCCGCCGAGATCGCGACCGAGAGCTACGTTGGCCTCATCCTCGACCGCGCCTCGCAGAAGCCGGTCTTCATGGTGTCGGACGCCGGTGGCGTCGACATCGAGGAAGTCGCGGCCAAGACGCCCGAGAAGATCACCAAGCTTGCGGTCGACCCGCGCTACGGGCTGCTGCCGCATCAGGCGCTGCAGCTGGCGTTGGCGCTCTACCGCGACTGGAACCACGTCAAGGCTGCCACGAAGATCATGACCCAGCTGTACCAGGTGTTCATGGCGAATGGCTGCTCGCTGGCCGAGATCAACCCGCTGGTGACGACGCCCGACGGCAAGGTCCTCGCGCTCGACGCGAAGATCATCATCGACGACAACGAACTCGATCGTCGCCCCGACCTCGCGGTGCTCCGTGACGAGTCGGCCGAGGAGCCGAGCGAAGTGCAGGCGCGCCGGGCCAACCTGACCTTCATCAAGCTCGACGGCAACGTCGGCTGCGTGGTGAATGGCGCCGGGCTGGCGATGGCGACGATGGACCTGGTCAAGTACTACGGCGGCGAACCGGCCAACTTCCTGGACATCGGCGGCTCGTCGAATCCGGAGAAGGTCGTCAACGCCCTGAAGATCATCACCTCCGACCCGAGCGTGAAGGTCATCCTGTTCAACATCTTCGGCGGCATCACGCGCACCGACGATGTGGCCAACGGGATCGTGGCTGCGACCAAGCAGTTCGAGGTGAAGGTGCCGATCGTCATCCGGCTCACGGGAACCAACGAGGCCGAGGCCTTCAAGATCCTCGAGAGCGTCGGGATGGTGGCGATGAATGACATGGACGCGGCGGTCTCGAAGGCCGTGGCGCTTGCCAAGGAGGCCGCGTGA
- the sucD gene encoding succinate--CoA ligase subunit alpha — MSIWINKDTRLVVQGITGREGSFHARQMVEYGTNVVAGVTPGKGGQTFESKVPVFNTVAEAVKATGANCSVIYVPPAMAAGAMMEAADAGIPVVVCITEGVPVLDMTTVMPYLAERNIRLIGPNCPGMITPGEAKVGIIPGSICTPGPIGLVSRSGTLTYEIVHHLTKAGLGQSTCVGIGGDPIVGTNFIDVLAAFNADPKTEAIVMMGEIGGTAEQEAADYIKANVKKPVVGFVAGATAPPGRRMGHAGAIISGASGTAEEKFAAFEAAGMGIMRRPVDVVELLKGKLK, encoded by the coding sequence GTGAGCATCTGGATCAACAAGGACACGCGCCTGGTGGTGCAGGGCATCACGGGCCGTGAAGGGTCGTTCCACGCTCGCCAGATGGTCGAGTACGGCACCAACGTCGTCGCCGGTGTCACGCCGGGGAAGGGCGGCCAGACCTTCGAGAGCAAGGTGCCGGTATTCAACACCGTCGCCGAGGCCGTCAAGGCCACGGGCGCCAACTGCTCGGTGATCTACGTCCCGCCCGCGATGGCGGCCGGCGCGATGATGGAAGCGGCCGACGCCGGGATCCCGGTCGTCGTCTGCATCACCGAAGGCGTCCCGGTCCTCGACATGACCACCGTCATGCCGTACCTGGCCGAGCGGAACATCCGTCTCATCGGCCCGAACTGCCCTGGCATGATCACCCCGGGTGAGGCCAAGGTCGGCATCATCCCCGGCTCGATCTGCACCCCGGGTCCGATCGGCCTGGTCTCGCGCTCCGGCACGCTGACCTACGAGATCGTCCACCACCTGACCAAGGCTGGCCTCGGCCAGAGCACCTGCGTCGGGATCGGCGGCGACCCGATCGTCGGGACCAACTTCATCGACGTCCTGGCCGCCTTCAATGCCGACCCGAAGACCGAGGCCATCGTCATGATGGGCGAGATCGGCGGCACGGCGGAGCAGGAAGCGGCGGACTACATCAAGGCCAACGTCAAGAAGCCGGTTGTCGGCTTCGTGGCCGGAGCGACGGCGCCTCCGGGCCGCCGGATGGGGCACGCCGGCGCGATCATCTCCGGCGCCAGCGGCACGGCGGAGGAGAAGTTTGCGGCCTTTGAAGCGGCCGGGATGGGGATCATGCGGCGACCGGTGGATGTGGTCGAACTGCTGAAGGGGAAGCTCAAGTAA
- the ndk gene encoding nucleoside-diphosphate kinase, with translation MAGKLTFAMLKPDAVAAGNAGAILAHVEKSGFAIKAMRMLRLTRVEAEAFYAVHRERGFYGELVEFMSSGPVVAMALEAPDAVLAWRTAIGATDPAEAADGTIRKLFAESKGKNAVHGSDSDENAAREIAFFFPERELALLGVV, from the coding sequence ATGGCTGGAAAGTTGACGTTCGCCATGCTCAAGCCCGACGCCGTCGCCGCTGGTAACGCCGGCGCAATCCTGGCTCATGTGGAAAAGTCTGGTTTTGCCATCAAGGCAATGCGGATGCTTCGCCTGACTCGGGTCGAGGCCGAGGCGTTCTACGCGGTCCACCGGGAGCGCGGCTTCTATGGCGAGCTGGTCGAGTTCATGAGCTCGGGGCCGGTGGTGGCGATGGCGCTGGAAGCGCCGGATGCCGTCCTGGCGTGGCGGACGGCGATCGGGGCGACCGATCCGGCCGAAGCGGCGGACGGGACCATCCGGAAGCTCTTTGCCGAGTCGAAGGGGAAGAACGCGGTCCACGGCTCGGACAGCGACGAGAACGCCGCCCGTGAGATCGCTTTCTTCTTTCCCGAGCGTGAGTTAGCTCTCCTCGGGGTGGTCTGA
- a CDS encoding DUF177 domain-containing protein, with the protein MAMLSFDLRQLQDGPVATEATVPADHPLFEGLTLDLVAPVEVGGRLQGTAGDDVLWHGHLTARVAGECRRCLEPLVQLLDEAVEVVFSANEELLEDPSVYPLAVSSSEVDLGQAVREELVLRVQPFPLCRPECAGLCLTCGADLNAGPCACTAGTTN; encoded by the coding sequence ATGGCTATGCTTTCGTTCGATCTTCGCCAATTGCAGGACGGACCGGTCGCCACCGAGGCGACGGTCCCGGCGGACCATCCGCTGTTCGAGGGGCTGACCCTCGACCTGGTGGCTCCGGTGGAGGTTGGGGGTCGGTTGCAGGGGACGGCCGGTGATGACGTGCTCTGGCACGGGCATCTGACGGCGCGGGTGGCGGGAGAATGCCGCCGTTGCCTGGAGCCGCTCGTCCAACTGCTCGACGAAGCGGTCGAGGTGGTCTTCTCGGCGAACGAAGAACTGCTCGAGGATCCCAGTGTCTATCCGCTGGCGGTCTCGTCGAGCGAGGTGGATTTGGGGCAGGCGGTGCGTGAGGAGCTGGTGTTGCGGGTGCAGCCCTTTCCCCTCTGTCGCCCTGAGTGTGCAGGACTCTGTCTCACCTGTGGGGCAGATTTGAACGCCGGTCCGTGCGCGTGCACGGCTGGCACGACCAACTGA
- the rpmF gene encoding 50S ribosomal protein L32: protein MAVPKRKLSKSRKRLRRGHHTGAGMATQPCSRCSAPKLSHRVCPSCGYYAGKKRVEVEDN from the coding sequence ATGGCTGTTCCGAAGCGGAAACTCTCGAAGTCGCGCAAGCGCTTGCGCCGTGGGCACCACACCGGTGCTGGCATGGCGACGCAGCCCTGTTCGCGTTGCAGCGCGCCCAAGCTCTCGCACCGGGTCTGCCCGTCCTGCGGGTACTACGCGGGCAAGAAGCGCGTTGAGGTCGAGGACAACTAG
- the plsX gene encoding phosphate acyltransferase PlsX, whose product MIRVALDAMGGDHAPATEVAGAALALRELPPEFSLLLVGQPDAVEAELARYPDLDRSRLTVVPAAEVVGMAEKPLAAVRKKPNSSLVIGLGLHRDGAADAFVSAGNTGALLAGGTILLGLHDGVDRATVASSFPAPDGYVLVLDAGANVDCTAKELLNFAYLGSIYARDVMGRPEPKVGLLNVGEEDEKGNAIVREAHAALRSHPRINYVGNIEGRDVVVGHPKHGRIDVVVCDGFVGNILLKFYESMGKVLGRVLKAESPGLLQSPEMAPLMRFLDYSEVGGAPLLGVKGVQIICHGSSTPIAIKNAIRYAVNSVRVGLSDHIATELSLRDAPVAE is encoded by the coding sequence GTGATTCGCGTCGCGCTCGACGCGATGGGGGGCGACCATGCGCCGGCCACCGAAGTGGCCGGCGCGGCGCTTGCCCTCCGCGAGTTGCCGCCGGAATTCTCGCTTCTCCTCGTCGGCCAGCCCGACGCGGTCGAGGCAGAACTGGCGCGCTATCCCGATCTCGACCGGAGCCGCCTCACGGTGGTTCCGGCCGCCGAGGTCGTGGGCATGGCCGAAAAGCCGCTGGCCGCCGTGCGCAAGAAGCCCAATTCGTCCCTGGTGATCGGCCTCGGGCTGCACCGTGACGGCGCCGCCGATGCCTTCGTCTCGGCGGGCAACACCGGCGCCCTGCTCGCCGGTGGCACCATCCTCCTCGGACTCCACGACGGCGTGGATCGCGCGACCGTCGCCTCGTCATTCCCGGCGCCGGACGGCTACGTCCTCGTCCTCGATGCCGGCGCGAATGTCGATTGCACCGCCAAGGAACTCCTCAACTTCGCCTACCTCGGGTCGATCTATGCGCGGGACGTCATGGGACGTCCCGAGCCGAAGGTCGGCCTGCTGAATGTCGGCGAAGAGGATGAGAAGGGGAACGCGATCGTTCGGGAGGCGCATGCCGCGCTCCGTTCCCACCCGCGCATCAACTACGTCGGCAACATCGAGGGCCGCGACGTCGTCGTCGGCCATCCGAAGCACGGCCGCATCGATGTCGTGGTCTGCGACGGTTTCGTCGGCAACATCCTGCTGAAATTCTACGAGTCGATGGGGAAGGTGCTGGGCCGCGTGCTGAAGGCGGAAAGCCCCGGGCTGCTGCAGTCGCCCGAGATGGCGCCGCTGATGCGCTTCCTCGATTACTCGGAAGTTGGCGGCGCACCGCTCCTCGGCGTGAAGGGAGTGCAGATCATCTGCCACGGCTCGTCGACCCCGATCGCCATCAAGAATGCCATCCGCTATGCCGTGAATTCGGTGCGGGTCGGCCTGAGCGACCACATCGCCACTGAACTGTCGCTGCGCGACGCCCCGGTGGCCGAATGA